The window TAAAGGCCAACGACGCCGGAGGGAATGTCGCTGATGTACTCACCATGGTGGCCCATGATGCAAGGGAGACCATGCTCAACCAAGAGGAGAGGAAGATCGCCATGTCCACATACATGGTGGTGACTTACATTGCGTTCTTCGTTTTCATCGCTACCATAATCATCCTGAACTCCACTTTCTTGCCTAGGATGGTGGAGGCGGGCTCCCAGGTCGCCGAGGGAGCTGAAGGAATGAATGTTGACAACATGCCCACCACCATTCAGACGGATATTATACCCCAGGTTCAGTTCATTTTCATAGCTGCTGTGGTAATACACGGTTTTGGAGATGGCATCCTCGCGGGTGTTCTCCAGGATGGAAGGATCAGTAATGGAATGAGGCATAGTTTCATCATGTTGTTAATTGGGCTGATCGGTACGAGTTTATTGTGAGGTGATACAAATGGTCGAAGCCGTAGAGCAGACATCCGAGGAGATCCTTGACGAAGAAGAGGAAGAGGGACGCAAAGTCAAAGCTGGCTTCACAGGAAAGTACCTCTCGTTGCTGCTCAAGATCCGTAATAAACCGATGAAGGTCAGGATACCTTCTGGTCTAGAGGCGCTTAGTATAGACAATGTCACGGACGTTCCAAAGATATCTGATCCAAACATAGATGAAGTTGAGATGAGTGCCGTCACAGACCCATATTCCTACGTGAGGATCAAGTACGACAACAAGGACGGTGATTATCTTTACGAGGTCATCGAGCCCAGTCTGGCAGTTGATGAGCAGAACCTACTGGAGATCCTTAAGAGCGCTCTGGTTATGACCTTGAATTTGGTCGAGAAGAAGACCCTGGAGGAGAAGGAAAAGCTTCTCGCATCGGCAATGGATCTGCTCCTCAAGGACTTCGGTGTCACCCTACACCCACTATCGAGGGAGAGGATCCTTTACTACCTGAAAAGGGACTTCATTGGATTTGGGGTCATCGATGTGATGATGATAGACCCAAACGTGGAGGATGCATCCTGTGATGGGGTTAACATACCTCTGTACATTTTCCATCGCAAGTACGGATCAATTCGATCCAACATCATATTCGAGAAAGAGGAGGAGCTTGATTCCTTTGTCGTCTGGCTAGCACAGAAGAGTGGTAAGCACATATCTGTTGCAGACCCTCTACTGGACGCCACCACACCAGATGGTTCGAGACTTAACGCAACCCTTGGTAAGCACGTAACAAAGAGAGGCTCTTCCTTCACCATCAGGCGATTCAAGGAGAACCCTTTCACACCAGTCGATCTCTTGAAGTTCAAGACAATGAGCACTGACATGATGGCATACCTATGGACTGCGACTGAATATGGAAGTTCCATGCTGGTCTGTGGAGGAACGGCGAGCGGAAAGACCACAACCCTGAACGCCGTGTTGCTGTTTATTCCACCCCAGATGAAGATCGTTTCAATTGAGGATACAAGGGAACTTAACCTCCCACACGAGAACTGGATACCTGGTCTCACCAGGGAAGGTTTTGGAGGTAAAGCCTCTGGAAGCGGTGGAGGATCCATAGACATGTTCGATCTTCTGACAGCTTCCATGAGACAGAGACCTCAATACCTGATGGTGGGAGAGGTAAGAGGAAAGGAAGCATATGTTGTCTTCCAGGCAATGGCCACCGGAAAGACCGCATATTCCACATTCCATGCGGAAGATGTTCAGGCCATGGTCCACAGGATGGAGAATGACCCCATCAACCTCCCCCGGGCTCTAATGACGGCCCTTGACATAGTCCTTCTCCAGGCACAGGTGAAGGTCGGTACAAAGATGACCAGGAGGGTGAAATCTCTAACCGAGATAGTAGGAATGGACCCTGAGACGAGCGAATTGATCACCAATTCCGTTTACTCCTGGAACCCGGCTGATGACACTTTCAATTTCAGTGGACACTCGTATGTTTACGAGAAAGTCAGGACAATAAGGAACTGGTCTCCCCGTGAGATGGAGAGAGAGATCAAAAGGCGTGTGGACATTCTTGACTACATGAAGCTCACTGGAGTGGACAACTACCGTCAGGTCGCAAAGATTGTCTCGGCTTACTACAGGGATCCAAAGAGAATTATGGAAGAGGTAACGAATACGCTTGAGGACATAGAAGATAGACAGGCTTGATCCGTTTACCCATATTCCGTTGACCTCAGATTGAGTCAGATTAGATTCTCATTCACGTCTGGATATATTTGAAGATCACTTACTCTATAATAAGAATGTGAAAAAGAGAAAGGGGGTTAAGGGGTTTGTTACGGCTCAGCGGATCTGTATCAATCGCCTTCGCTTAGGCCTCCTTTGAATCATCGGAAGTTGACTCTGAGGATTCATCAGTAGATCCCGTGGGCGTTTCGGATCCCTCTTCGGAGGATTCCGTTTCCTCACCTATCTCGCCTTCTTCAGCTTGGTCGGCCTTGGACTTACCTGCGGGTCTCCTGACAATTCTCCTAAGTGGCCTCTTCTTGGGCTCTTCCTTCTCGGCGACCTTGGTCTCGAAGAGGGTGCCGCACTTGTGGCATATTGACGAACCCCTTGGATTCAGAGTACTGCATACTGGGCATGGGAAGGCTCCGCTCTTTCTCTTCTCCTCCTCCTCGCTGAGCCAGCTCTCAAAGGAGACATAGTTGGGTTGCTTCTTCCACCATGCAATGAACTTTGCCTCGGAGTACTTCTTGCCAATCTCCTCCTTGGCCCGACTCCTCTCGTCATCGAGCATGGAGTCGTACTGTTCGCGCATTTTCTTGATGTACTCATCCTCTTCCTCACCAATGGCTTCACCTATGAACTTGGCTCCGCACTCTGGACAGACGTTCGCACTCGCTGGTATCCACGCACCACATTCGCTGCATTTTGCGGTTCCTGTCTCGAACAATACCCCGCACTTGGGGCATTTCTTAGAGTTCTCTGGTATTAGGGACCCACACTCTCCGCATTCCACCATCTTGCCCAGACCATACTTGTAGAGGTACAGGGAGAAACCGATGATGACCGCTGCGACGACAACGATGATGATCAACCACACCCACCAAGGAATGGAAGACTCCTCGAATATCGGCTCGACGTAGATCTGCTGGGTATTGAAATACGCAGCTCCGCTGATCTCGACCTCGACCTTGATCATGTAGTCGCCCCTCTCAAGCCCCGGAGGGATGTAGACGAGCGTCTCAAAGTACCCTGTGCTGGTGGTTGATGTCGTACTAGCGTCTCCAATCTGGTTTCCAAGGACATCGGTGAGGCTCGTGGTCACCGTAAGTCCTGGCAGTGGCTGATCGCTAATCTCATTGGTGATCGTTCCCCTCACGAAGACATTGGTGTCTGGCTTGTAGTTGGTGATGCCTCCCAGATCGATGACGATGAGCGGTTGGGGCGGCGTCACATTGAATCCAGTACTGATGTTGTCGTTATCGTAGCGCCTCTCCTCGATAGACTTGTCGAAATTGACCCATGCTGCAATGTTGTTGTAACCCACAGTAGCATTGATTACCCATGTCTCGTTGACGAAGGCTGTACCCTCGGCCGAGATGTCCAATGAAACTCTCGCAATGTCCACGATGTAGGAATCGTTGTCGATTGCATACAGCCATACCTCGACGCCGAGAACGGAGTTAAGGCCGTCGTTCTTGACAGTGGTCACGATGTTCACGATGTCGCCCACAGAGGCGTTATCAACTGCTTGTCCGTTGCCAAGTACCCGAACAGGTTCGGTGAATGAGAGATCTGGCCTGTAGTCGATCACGTTGATTGTGGCTGATGTGTTGTCGTTCGAATAATTGGTCTCCATTATTGTGTGGTCTGGATTGACCTGTATGAATATGGTCCGAGTCTCCATCTTCTGGTAATTGGAGGTATTTGCCTGCCAAACACCTATCGCCGCCTCTGTCTCTGACGACATGATCTGCGGAATGATCACCTCATCAATGATCTCTCCCGTGGCTGGGTCACCTACCCAGAATCTGACAACGACATTGTTTGCCGTGCTCTCGCCATCATTCCTGACATCGACCTCGATCTCGAGCATGTGTCCGACTTCGACTTGACCGGCAGGAGAGAATTCCACATCGATTGGAACCAGATCAGCATAGTCCTTAACGAGGACTTCAATTATCACCTCGTTGTTGTCATCTCTGGCCTCCTCAATGAGCCCATCCTCATCCACGATTACCGTGATGGTGTGGTTGCCTGGAATATTGGGCGTCCATGTAATGGTTGTCTGAGTCGTTGCGTTGGGGAATATCTCTGGGATGATAGCATATCCCACAAATGTTGGTGTCCCCGTTGGGGGGGTATCATAGACGCTCACATTCACGTTCGTAGCGGAAACATCGCCATCATTTGCTACCCTCACCGTGATTACCGCGCTTGTATTGGTGGTAGGTGAGGGAGGGTTAAACGATATGTCGCCTGCCTCGATTATCAGATCTGGTATGCCCCGGACATCGACCCAGGTGTAGTTCATGTTGTTGGTCTTATTGATCTCTGGAATGTTGCCATACGGATCCACAACCACTGATAGGTTGTGCCAACCGAGAGGATAGGCCGCGATCCATGTAACGTTGACGTATGCGGTCTCTCCAGGGTTTATCCTCGTGACCACGACGTCTTCGATGATGGCATCGTTATCTTTGAACCTGACCAGCACTGAGTTCGCGGGAACAACCCCGATATTGCTGACATTGGCCTGCAGGGCCACTGCCTCTCTTCTGGCTGGATTCAGGTCTGAGACATGGAAAGGCGGATCGAGATCTGGTAGAGCGCTGCTTATCTGAATGTCCGCCTCAAGATCGTCCCTGTAAACTGGTGGACTGTAGGGATCAAATGAGACCGGGGTGTCGATCTCACTATCATATCTCTCGCCATCATACCAGTACGTTGCATTGATCCTGTAAGTGCCATAGAACTGGAATCCATCAGATGTTATGCGGTCGCATAAGCACTGGAATAGGTAGAGACCATCCTCACCAGATACTCCGTATGAATAGTATGTTCCATTGTAGTAGTAATCTGCCTCGACATAAGCACCGGCAAGTGGGGCTCCAGTACCATCAAGTACCAAGATCTCAAGCCAGCGATAGTGAATGATGACTGCATCCTCTTTCGCAACAAGTGCTGGGGCGTTGATACTTGTGAGATAAGCGACTGAACTGC is drawn from Methanomassiliicoccales archaeon and contains these coding sequences:
- a CDS encoding type II/IV secretion system ATPase subunit, with protein sequence MVEAVEQTSEEILDEEEEEGRKVKAGFTGKYLSLLLKIRNKPMKVRIPSGLEALSIDNVTDVPKISDPNIDEVEMSAVTDPYSYVRIKYDNKDGDYLYEVIEPSLAVDEQNLLEILKSALVMTLNLVEKKTLEEKEKLLASAMDLLLKDFGVTLHPLSRERILYYLKRDFIGFGVIDVMMIDPNVEDASCDGVNIPLYIFHRKYGSIRSNIIFEKEEELDSFVVWLAQKSGKHISVADPLLDATTPDGSRLNATLGKHVTKRGSSFTIRRFKENPFTPVDLLKFKTMSTDMMAYLWTATEYGSSMLVCGGTASGKTTTLNAVLLFIPPQMKIVSIEDTRELNLPHENWIPGLTREGFGGKASGSGGGSIDMFDLLTASMRQRPQYLMVGEVRGKEAYVVFQAMATGKTAYSTFHAEDVQAMVHRMENDPINLPRALMTALDIVLLQAQVKVGTKMTRRVKSLTEIVGMDPETSELITNSVYSWNPADDTFNFSGHSYVYEKVRTIRNWSPREMEREIKRRVDILDYMKLTGVDNYRQVAKIVSAYYRDPKRIMEEVTNTLEDIEDRQA